The following are encoded together in the Salvia hispanica cultivar TCC Black 2014 chromosome 6, UniMelb_Shisp_WGS_1.0, whole genome shotgun sequence genome:
- the LOC125193417 gene encoding scarecrow-like protein 21 isoform X2, with the protein MQKASKEASSINSHLVPSKNQDTELSFQACAEPFYTLESTPMTGYAVFSSPTAVSVSSTNDESNLAHSLWLLSNELLGPECGSDYNGSLTDESVQPYCSTRYHRIVEMAPDMDLKHLLIACAEVVSEADIIPFSERRIAASAAETLMDIIQERVSVSGDPLQRLGAYILEALRARLLSSGSLICKKLKCDEPSGPDLMSHMQLIAQICPFYKFAYMAAGAVIGEAMENEKRIHIIDFQIAQGSQWLSFIQAVSRQPDGPPYVRITGVDDSESAHARGGGLEVVGQRLSQLALSCGVPFEFHGAGTSGSDVKLENLNMQHGEALAVNFPYVLHHIPDESVSTSNHRDRLLRLVKSLSPKVMTLVEQESNTNTATFSKRFRETLEYYAAMFECIDAAGLARDEMQRINAEEHCVAKDVVSIIACEGNERMERHEVFGKWRSRLRMAGFSQIGLSPSVTSGVRNMLKEYSPNYALAEADGAVCIRWKNKALVSFSAWR; encoded by the exons ATGCAGAAGGCATCCAAGGAAGCTTCAAGTATCAACTCTCACCTTGTGCCTAGTAAAAACCAAGATACTGAACTTTCTTTTCAGGCTTGTGCTGAACCATTCTACACACTGGAATCAACACCAATGACTGGTTATGCTGTCTTCAGTTCACCTACAGCTGTGAGCGTCTCTTCCA CCAATGATGAGAGCAATTTGGCTCATTCGCTATGGCTGTTGAGCAATGAGTTACTCGGACCTGAATGTGGTAGTGACTATAATGGATCCTTAACTGATGAATCAGTGCAGCCTTACTGCTCCACTAGGTACCATAGAATCGTAGAGATGGCCCCAGACATGGACCTGAAACACCTGCTCATAGCCTGTGCTGAAGTAGTATCTGAAGCTGATATCATCCCTTTCTCTGAAAGAAGGATTGCAGCATCAGCTGCAGAAACTTTGATGGACATAATACAGGAAAGGGTTTCGGTATCAGGTGATCCTTTACAGAGATTAGGTGCGTACATCTTGGAAGCGCTCAGGGCAAGATTGCTCTCGTCTGGAAGCTTAATCTGCAAAAAGTTGAAGTGCGATGAACCATCAGGTCCCGACTTGATGTCTCACATGCAGTTGATTGCTCAAATCTGCCCATTCTACAAATTTGCTTATATGGCTGCTGGTGCTGTCATTGGGGAAGccatggaaaatgaaaaaagaattcaCATAATTGATTTTCAGATTGCACAGGGCAGTCAATGGTTGTCTTTCATTCAAGCTGTCTCTCGTCAGCCTGATGGTCCACCATATGTTCGCATCACAGGTGTAGATGATTCTGAATCAGCTCATGCTCGAGGTGGAGGGCTGGAGGTAGTTGGTCAGAGACTATCCCAATTAGCATTGTCGTGTGGAGTACCTTTCGAATTCCATGGAGCAGGAACATCAGGGTCTGATGTAAAACTAGAGAATCTTAATATGCAGCATGGGGAAGCGCTAGCTGTAAACTTCCCTTATGTACTGCATCACATACCTGACGAGAGCGTGAGCACTAGCAATCACCGAGACCGCCTCCTTAGACTGGTGAAGAGCTTGTCTCCCAAGGTTATGACCCTTGTTGAGCAGGAATCGAACACCAACACTGCTACTTTCTCGAAACGATTTCGCGAAACTCTGGAGTACTACGCAGCGATGTTCGAGTGCATAGATGCAGCAGGGTTGGCAAGAGATGAGATGCAGAGGATTAATGCAGAGGAGCATTGTGTGGCGAAGGATGTGGTGAGCATAATAGCTTGCGAGGGGAACGAGAGGATGGAAAGGCACGAGGTGTTTGGCAAATGGAGGTCGAGACTAAGAATGGCTGGATTCTCGCAAATTGGACTCAGTCCGAGTGTTACAAGTGGTGTAAGGAATATGTTGAAAGAATATAGCCCCAATTACGCACTTGCAGAGGCTGATGGTGCTGTTTGTATTagatggaaaaacaaagctcTTGTATCATTTTCTGCTTGGAGATGA
- the LOC125193418 gene encoding ribosome-binding ATPase YchF isoform X1 — MSRLILSPHLIPSVSSASLSVAHKFPLLFQCPNLSKPPQSMLLFNRRFSAAKISMSLRAGIVGLPNVGKSTLFNAVVENGKAQAANFPFCTIEPNVGIVAVPDQRLNVLSELSKSQRGVPASIEFVDIAGLVKGASQGEGLGNKFLSHIREVDSILQVVRCFDDNDIVHVNGKVDPKSDIDVINLELVFSDIDQVEKRLDKLKKGKAKDTQSRVKEEAEKSALEKIEPALMDGKPARSVSLTDFEKDAVRHLCLLTMKPVIYVANVAESDLADPGNNSHVKEVMNLASDLQSGLITVSAQVEAELSELVPEERIEYLASLGVKESGLGNLIRATYSLLGLRTYFTSGEKETKAWTIRAGMTAPKAAGVIHSDFERGFIRAETVIVAYDDFVAAGSFSAAREKGLLRSEGKDYVVQEGDVMLFRFNV, encoded by the exons ATGTCGAGATTAATTTTGAGCCCTCATTTGATTCCTTCAGTATCATCAGCATCATTATCTGTTGCTCACAAATTTCCCCTCCTTTTCCAATGCCCCAATCTATCCAAACCCCCTCAGTCGATGCTCTTATTCAACCGCCGCTTCTCTGCCGCCAAGATAAGCATGAGCCTCAGAGCCGGCATTGTTGGTCTCCCCAACGTCGGCAAGTCCACTCTCTTCAACGCTGTT GTTGAAAATGGAAAGGCTCAGGCTgcaaattttcctttttgtacAATAGAACCGAATGTAGGGATTGTTGCTGTCCCGGATCAACGCCTCAATGTACTTTCAGAGCTCAGCAAATCACAGCGAGGAGTTCCAGCATCTATAGAGTTTGTCGATATAGCTGGTCTCGTAAAGGGAGCTAGTCAAGGGGAG GGTTTGGGTAATAAGTTCTTATCACATATTCGTGAAGTGGATTCTATACTCCAA GTGGTGCGTTGTTTTGATGATAACGACATTGTTCATGTGAACGGAAAAGTTGATCCAAAATCTGATATCGACGTCATCAATTTAGAGTTGGTATTTTCAGATATAGATCAG GTCGAGAAAAGATTGGATAAGCTCAAGAAAGGAAAAGCCAAAGATACACAGTCCAGAGTGAAG GAGGAAGCAGAGAAGTCTGCTCTGGAAAAAATCGAGCCGGCACTCATGGATGGAAAACCAGCACGATCAGTTTCTTTGACAGATTTTGAAAAGGATGCCGTGAGGCATCTCTGTTTACTTACTATGAAACCTGTTATATATGTGGCAAATGTGGCAGAATCTGATCTAGCTGATCCTGGAAATAATTCTCATGTTAAAGAAGTCATGAACCTTGCTTCTGACTTACAATCTGGACTAATAACTGTCTCAGCACAG GTTGAGGCAGAGCTTAGTGAATTGGTACCAGAAGAAAGAATTGAATACTTGGCATCTCTTGGAGTTAAAGAAAGCGGGCTGGGCAATCTGATAAGGGCAACATACAGCCTTCTTGGACTGCGCACTTATTTCACTTCTGGCGAGAAG gaAACAAAAGCTTGGACCATACGAGCAG GAATGACTGCACCAAAAGCAGCTGGCGTTATTCATTCTGACTTTGAGAGAGGCTTTATTAGAGCAGAAACGGTAATA GTTGCCTATGATGATTTTGTTGCTGCTGGTTCATTTTCGGCTGCAAGGGAGAAGGGTCTG TTGAGATCTGAGGGTAAAGATTATGTGGTGCAAGAAGGGGATGTGATGCTATTTAGGTTTAACGTCTGA
- the LOC125193417 gene encoding scarecrow-like protein 13 isoform X3, whose translation MTGYAVFSSPTAVSVSSSKSPFSPQLSHSYASDVHHSSENSSSLNGSFEANDESNLAHSLWLLSNELLGPECGSDYNGSLTDESVQPYCSTRYHRIVEMAPDMDLKHLLIACAEVVSEADIIPFSERRIAASAAETLMDIIQERVSVSGDPLQRLGAYILEALRARLLSSGSLICKKLKCDEPSGPDLMSHMQLIAQICPFYKFAYMAAGAVIGEAMENEKRIHIIDFQIAQGSQWLSFIQAVSRQPDGPPYVRITGVDDSESAHARGGGLEVVGQRLSQLALSCGVPFEFHGAGTSGSDVKLENLNMQHGEALAVNFPYVLHHIPDESVSTSNHRDRLLRLVKSLSPKVMTLVEQESNTNTATFSKRFRETLEYYAAMFECIDAAGLARDEMQRINAEEHCVAKDVVSIIACEGNERMERHEVFGKWRSRLRMAGFSQIGLSPSVTSGVRNMLKEYSPNYALAEADGAVCIRWKNKALVSFSAWR comes from the coding sequence ATGACTGGTTATGCTGTCTTCAGTTCACCTACAGCTGTGAGCGTCTCTTCCAGTAAGAGTCCCTTCTCTCCACAACTTTCTCATTCTTATGCATCAGACGTCCATCACTCATCGGAGAATAGCTCATCTCTGAATGGTTCTTTTGAAGCCAATGATGAGAGCAATTTGGCTCATTCGCTATGGCTGTTGAGCAATGAGTTACTCGGACCTGAATGTGGTAGTGACTATAATGGATCCTTAACTGATGAATCAGTGCAGCCTTACTGCTCCACTAGGTACCATAGAATCGTAGAGATGGCCCCAGACATGGACCTGAAACACCTGCTCATAGCCTGTGCTGAAGTAGTATCTGAAGCTGATATCATCCCTTTCTCTGAAAGAAGGATTGCAGCATCAGCTGCAGAAACTTTGATGGACATAATACAGGAAAGGGTTTCGGTATCAGGTGATCCTTTACAGAGATTAGGTGCGTACATCTTGGAAGCGCTCAGGGCAAGATTGCTCTCGTCTGGAAGCTTAATCTGCAAAAAGTTGAAGTGCGATGAACCATCAGGTCCCGACTTGATGTCTCACATGCAGTTGATTGCTCAAATCTGCCCATTCTACAAATTTGCTTATATGGCTGCTGGTGCTGTCATTGGGGAAGccatggaaaatgaaaaaagaattcaCATAATTGATTTTCAGATTGCACAGGGCAGTCAATGGTTGTCTTTCATTCAAGCTGTCTCTCGTCAGCCTGATGGTCCACCATATGTTCGCATCACAGGTGTAGATGATTCTGAATCAGCTCATGCTCGAGGTGGAGGGCTGGAGGTAGTTGGTCAGAGACTATCCCAATTAGCATTGTCGTGTGGAGTACCTTTCGAATTCCATGGAGCAGGAACATCAGGGTCTGATGTAAAACTAGAGAATCTTAATATGCAGCATGGGGAAGCGCTAGCTGTAAACTTCCCTTATGTACTGCATCACATACCTGACGAGAGCGTGAGCACTAGCAATCACCGAGACCGCCTCCTTAGACTGGTGAAGAGCTTGTCTCCCAAGGTTATGACCCTTGTTGAGCAGGAATCGAACACCAACACTGCTACTTTCTCGAAACGATTTCGCGAAACTCTGGAGTACTACGCAGCGATGTTCGAGTGCATAGATGCAGCAGGGTTGGCAAGAGATGAGATGCAGAGGATTAATGCAGAGGAGCATTGTGTGGCGAAGGATGTGGTGAGCATAATAGCTTGCGAGGGGAACGAGAGGATGGAAAGGCACGAGGTGTTTGGCAAATGGAGGTCGAGACTAAGAATGGCTGGATTCTCGCAAATTGGACTCAGTCCGAGTGTTACAAGTGGTGTAAGGAATATGTTGAAAGAATATAGCCCCAATTACGCACTTGCAGAGGCTGATGGTGCTGTTTGTATTagatggaaaaacaaagctcTTGTATCATTTTCTGCTTGGAGATGA
- the LOC125193878 gene encoding glucan endo-1,3-beta-glucosidase 4-like encodes MATILSNVLVVIVLLLRLSICSDAQFEDYCIADEQYRDDELMYAMKWACSNGAECSALEEHKPCFYPNTTKDHASYAFNSYYQNTKHIGGSCYFIAAALLTALNPSHDSCVFEYIPYP; translated from the exons ATGGCGACAATCTTATCCAACGTGCTAGTTGTGATTGTCTTGTTATTGAGGCTGTCCATATGTTCAG ATGCACAGTTTGAGGACTACTGCATAGCGGACGAGCAATACAGGGATGATGAGCTGATGTATGCAATGAAGTGGGCATGCAGCAACGGGGCGGAGTGCAGCGCTCTTGAAGAGCATAAGCCGTGCTTCTACCCCAACACCACCAAGGACCACGCCTCTTACGCATTCAACAGCTACTATCAGAACACCAAGCACATTGGAGGCAGCTGCTACTTCATCGCTGCTGCACTTTTGACCGCTCTTAATCCAA GTCATGACTCGTGCGTATTCGAGTATATCCCATACCCGTAA
- the LOC125193418 gene encoding ribosome-binding ATPase YchF isoform X2, translating to MSRLILSPHLIPSVSSASLSVAHKFPLLFQCPNLSKPPQSMLLFNRRFSAAKISMSLRAGIVGLPNVGKSTLFNAVVENGKAQAANFPFCTIEPNVGIVAVPDQRLNVLSELSKSQRGVPASIEFVDIAGLVKGASQGEGLGNKFLSHIREVDSILQVVRCFDDNDIVHVNGKVDPKSDIDVINLELVFSDIDQVEKRLDKLKKGKAKDTQSRVKEEAEKSALEKIEPALMDGKPARSVSLTDFEKDAVRHLCLLTMKPVIYVANVAESDLADPGNNSHVKEVMNLASDLQSGLITVSAQVEAELSELVPEERIEYLASLGVKESGLGNLIRATYSLLGLRTYFTSGEKETKAWTIRAGMTAPKAAGVIHSDFERGFIRAETVAYDDFVAAGSFSAAREKGLLRSEGKDYVVQEGDVMLFRFNV from the exons ATGTCGAGATTAATTTTGAGCCCTCATTTGATTCCTTCAGTATCATCAGCATCATTATCTGTTGCTCACAAATTTCCCCTCCTTTTCCAATGCCCCAATCTATCCAAACCCCCTCAGTCGATGCTCTTATTCAACCGCCGCTTCTCTGCCGCCAAGATAAGCATGAGCCTCAGAGCCGGCATTGTTGGTCTCCCCAACGTCGGCAAGTCCACTCTCTTCAACGCTGTT GTTGAAAATGGAAAGGCTCAGGCTgcaaattttcctttttgtacAATAGAACCGAATGTAGGGATTGTTGCTGTCCCGGATCAACGCCTCAATGTACTTTCAGAGCTCAGCAAATCACAGCGAGGAGTTCCAGCATCTATAGAGTTTGTCGATATAGCTGGTCTCGTAAAGGGAGCTAGTCAAGGGGAG GGTTTGGGTAATAAGTTCTTATCACATATTCGTGAAGTGGATTCTATACTCCAA GTGGTGCGTTGTTTTGATGATAACGACATTGTTCATGTGAACGGAAAAGTTGATCCAAAATCTGATATCGACGTCATCAATTTAGAGTTGGTATTTTCAGATATAGATCAG GTCGAGAAAAGATTGGATAAGCTCAAGAAAGGAAAAGCCAAAGATACACAGTCCAGAGTGAAG GAGGAAGCAGAGAAGTCTGCTCTGGAAAAAATCGAGCCGGCACTCATGGATGGAAAACCAGCACGATCAGTTTCTTTGACAGATTTTGAAAAGGATGCCGTGAGGCATCTCTGTTTACTTACTATGAAACCTGTTATATATGTGGCAAATGTGGCAGAATCTGATCTAGCTGATCCTGGAAATAATTCTCATGTTAAAGAAGTCATGAACCTTGCTTCTGACTTACAATCTGGACTAATAACTGTCTCAGCACAG GTTGAGGCAGAGCTTAGTGAATTGGTACCAGAAGAAAGAATTGAATACTTGGCATCTCTTGGAGTTAAAGAAAGCGGGCTGGGCAATCTGATAAGGGCAACATACAGCCTTCTTGGACTGCGCACTTATTTCACTTCTGGCGAGAAG gaAACAAAAGCTTGGACCATACGAGCAG GAATGACTGCACCAAAAGCAGCTGGCGTTATTCATTCTGACTTTGAGAGAGGCTTTATTAGAGCAGAAACG GTTGCCTATGATGATTTTGTTGCTGCTGGTTCATTTTCGGCTGCAAGGGAGAAGGGTCTG TTGAGATCTGAGGGTAAAGATTATGTGGTGCAAGAAGGGGATGTGATGCTATTTAGGTTTAACGTCTGA
- the LOC125193417 gene encoding scarecrow-like protein 21 isoform X1, which yields MQKASKEASSINSHLVPSKNQDTELSFQACAEPFYTLESTPMTGYAVFSSPTAVSVSSSKSPFSPQLSHSYASDVHHSSENSSSLNGSFEANDESNLAHSLWLLSNELLGPECGSDYNGSLTDESVQPYCSTRYHRIVEMAPDMDLKHLLIACAEVVSEADIIPFSERRIAASAAETLMDIIQERVSVSGDPLQRLGAYILEALRARLLSSGSLICKKLKCDEPSGPDLMSHMQLIAQICPFYKFAYMAAGAVIGEAMENEKRIHIIDFQIAQGSQWLSFIQAVSRQPDGPPYVRITGVDDSESAHARGGGLEVVGQRLSQLALSCGVPFEFHGAGTSGSDVKLENLNMQHGEALAVNFPYVLHHIPDESVSTSNHRDRLLRLVKSLSPKVMTLVEQESNTNTATFSKRFRETLEYYAAMFECIDAAGLARDEMQRINAEEHCVAKDVVSIIACEGNERMERHEVFGKWRSRLRMAGFSQIGLSPSVTSGVRNMLKEYSPNYALAEADGAVCIRWKNKALVSFSAWR from the coding sequence ATGCAGAAGGCATCCAAGGAAGCTTCAAGTATCAACTCTCACCTTGTGCCTAGTAAAAACCAAGATACTGAACTTTCTTTTCAGGCTTGTGCTGAACCATTCTACACACTGGAATCAACACCAATGACTGGTTATGCTGTCTTCAGTTCACCTACAGCTGTGAGCGTCTCTTCCAGTAAGAGTCCCTTCTCTCCACAACTTTCTCATTCTTATGCATCAGACGTCCATCACTCATCGGAGAATAGCTCATCTCTGAATGGTTCTTTTGAAGCCAATGATGAGAGCAATTTGGCTCATTCGCTATGGCTGTTGAGCAATGAGTTACTCGGACCTGAATGTGGTAGTGACTATAATGGATCCTTAACTGATGAATCAGTGCAGCCTTACTGCTCCACTAGGTACCATAGAATCGTAGAGATGGCCCCAGACATGGACCTGAAACACCTGCTCATAGCCTGTGCTGAAGTAGTATCTGAAGCTGATATCATCCCTTTCTCTGAAAGAAGGATTGCAGCATCAGCTGCAGAAACTTTGATGGACATAATACAGGAAAGGGTTTCGGTATCAGGTGATCCTTTACAGAGATTAGGTGCGTACATCTTGGAAGCGCTCAGGGCAAGATTGCTCTCGTCTGGAAGCTTAATCTGCAAAAAGTTGAAGTGCGATGAACCATCAGGTCCCGACTTGATGTCTCACATGCAGTTGATTGCTCAAATCTGCCCATTCTACAAATTTGCTTATATGGCTGCTGGTGCTGTCATTGGGGAAGccatggaaaatgaaaaaagaattcaCATAATTGATTTTCAGATTGCACAGGGCAGTCAATGGTTGTCTTTCATTCAAGCTGTCTCTCGTCAGCCTGATGGTCCACCATATGTTCGCATCACAGGTGTAGATGATTCTGAATCAGCTCATGCTCGAGGTGGAGGGCTGGAGGTAGTTGGTCAGAGACTATCCCAATTAGCATTGTCGTGTGGAGTACCTTTCGAATTCCATGGAGCAGGAACATCAGGGTCTGATGTAAAACTAGAGAATCTTAATATGCAGCATGGGGAAGCGCTAGCTGTAAACTTCCCTTATGTACTGCATCACATACCTGACGAGAGCGTGAGCACTAGCAATCACCGAGACCGCCTCCTTAGACTGGTGAAGAGCTTGTCTCCCAAGGTTATGACCCTTGTTGAGCAGGAATCGAACACCAACACTGCTACTTTCTCGAAACGATTTCGCGAAACTCTGGAGTACTACGCAGCGATGTTCGAGTGCATAGATGCAGCAGGGTTGGCAAGAGATGAGATGCAGAGGATTAATGCAGAGGAGCATTGTGTGGCGAAGGATGTGGTGAGCATAATAGCTTGCGAGGGGAACGAGAGGATGGAAAGGCACGAGGTGTTTGGCAAATGGAGGTCGAGACTAAGAATGGCTGGATTCTCGCAAATTGGACTCAGTCCGAGTGTTACAAGTGGTGTAAGGAATATGTTGAAAGAATATAGCCCCAATTACGCACTTGCAGAGGCTGATGGTGCTGTTTGTATTagatggaaaaacaaagctcTTGTATCATTTTCTGCTTGGAGATGA
- the LOC125193877 gene encoding OBERON-like protein — protein MGTPSGSHFNNQSSMLPPRQQPRPGGGGLQTSLSLVSADACGSPNLERGSNSDQVHESPSESASSRETWPTADALVAKKMEKEKENGFAEHSVVRNFSSSDKMSLRDVARERVDIVAEKMQNLPDKYLDKFKNELRTFLEGLGGSQQREEFLFLQKLVQSRGDLTEQTLVMAHRVQLEILVSIKTGIQAFLHPSVSLSQASLIDIFLYKRCRNIACGSALPAEDCMCELCSKRNGFCNLCMCTICNKFDFEVNTCRWIGCDSCSHWTHTDCAIRNGLIGMGPCVTNGSSSAEMLLRCRACNRTSELVGWVKDVFLHCAPSWDRDALIRELDFVSRIFRGSEDSRGRKLFWKCEELMEKLKTGVAETVACKVILMLFQELEADPSKNQENEDGRMISPQEAFNRIADVVQEAVKKMEIVAEEKMRMVKKARLAVEACEQELKDKAREVSALKTERQRKKIQIDELESIVRLKQAEADMFELKANEARREAERLQRIALAKTEKSEEDYASRYLKQRLHEAEAEKQYLFEKIKLQESLRPTQSSAGTSEPPHAMYNKIQDLLKNMYSTSSKGDAQSSDFHSLGAIP, from the exons ATGGGGACGCCGTCTGGATCTCATTTCAACAATCAATCCTCAATGTTGCCTCCTCGTCAGCAACCTCGCCCTGGTGGTGGGGGGCTGCAGACCTCCCTGTCCTTGGTTTCAGCAGATGCGTGTGGATCTCCTAATCTTGAGCGTGGCTCGAATTCTGATCAGGTGCACGAATCTCCTTCGGAGAGTGCCAGTTCACGAGAAACCTGGCCCACAGCTGATGCTTTGGttgcaaaaaaaatggagaaggagaaagagaaTGGATTTGCTGAGCACTCTGTTGTCCGTAACTTTTCGAGCTCTGATAAGATGTCTCTTCGAGATGTGGCACGCGAGAGGGTGGACATTGTAGCAGAGAAGATGCAAAACCTCCCGGACAAGTATCTTGACAAGTTTAAAAACGAGCTCCGTACTTTTCTTGAAGGCTTGGGCGGTTCTCAGCAAAGAGAGGAGTTTCTGTTTCTTCAGAAGCTGGTCCAAAGTAGGGGTGATTTGACAGAGCAAACTCTGGTCATGGCACACAGAGTTCAACTAGAGATTCTTGTTTCTATAAAGACTGGTATTCAGGCATTTTTGCATCCAAGTGTTAGCCTCTCCCAGGCTTCTcttattgacattttcctgtaCAAAAGGTGCAGAAACATTGCATGTGGAAGTGCATTGCCAGCAGAGGACTGCATGTGTGAGTTGTGCTCAAAGAGAAATGGTTTCTGCAACCTCTGTATGTGTACCATCTGCAACAAGTTCGATTTCGAGGTTAACACATGCCGCTGGATAGGGTGTGATTCATGCTCTCATTGGACTCACACGGACTGTGCTATTCGGAATGGGCTTATTGGAATGGGACCTTGTGTTACTAACGGTTCAAGCTCTGCAGAGATGCTTTTAAGGTGCCGAGCTTGCAATAGGACATCTGAGCTAGTAGGGTGGGTAAAAGATGTCTTCCTGCACTGTGCACCTAGCTGGGATAGGGATGCACTAATAAGAGAACTTGACTTTGTAAGTAGAATTTTCCGTGGGAGTGAAGATTCAAGAGGCAGGAAGCTGTTCTGGAAGTGCGAGGAGCTTATGGAGAAATTAAAAACTGGGGTTGCTGAAACTGTGGCTTGTAAAGTAATCTTAATGTTGTTTCAAG AACTTGAGGCAGACCCTTCAAAGAACCAAGAGAATGAAGATGGCAGGATGATATCGCCACAGGAGGCATTCAATAGGATAGCTGATGTGGTACAAGAAGCTGTTAAAAAGATGGAAATTGTTGCTGAGGAGAAGATGCGGATGGTCAAAAAGGCCCGCTTGGCTGTAGAAGCTTGTGAGCAAGAGCTGAAGGACAAAGCGCGTGAAGTTTCTGCTCTGAAGACAGAGCGGCAGAGGAAAAAGATTCAAATTGATGAGCTTGAAAGTATTGTAAGGCTTAAACAGGCTGAGGCAGACATGTTTGAGCTGAAGGCCAATGAGGCTCGCCGTGAAGCTGAGAGGCTGCAAAGAATCGCACTTGCCAAGACTGAGAAGTCAGAAGAGGATTACGCTAGTAGATATCTCAAGCAAAGATTGCACGAGGCTGAAGCTGAGAAGCAGTATTTGTTTGAAAAGATCAAGCTTCAGGAGAGCTTGAGACCAACACAAAGCAGTGCTGGAACAAGTGAGCCTCCCCATGCAATGTACAACAAAATCCAGGACCTGCTGAAGAACATGTACAGCACCTCATCCAAGGGAGATGCCCAATCGAGTGACTTCCACTCTCTTGGCGCCATTCCTTGA